From the Candidatus Nitrosocosmicus arcticus genome, one window contains:
- the rnhB gene encoding ribonuclease HII encodes MLLGGIDEAGRGSVIGPLVIAGISFDSTGIESIRNEGITDSKKLTVQKRETMYTKILQSAVSVFVCRINPMTIDKYVSHKKLNVLESRFMTITADNISADKIIIDACDVKPDRFKQSILKNLTNKSVKIYCFHKADADNLIVSAASIIAKVTRDREIKKIEDILCKKIGSGYPSDPSTKLFLRNHLFNNETKEHIRFSWSPVKNLMNECAQTKLF; translated from the coding sequence TTGCTGTTAGGCGGAATTGATGAAGCTGGGCGAGGCTCTGTAATTGGTCCCCTAGTAATTGCAGGTATCTCATTCGACTCAACAGGAATAGAAAGTATCAGGAATGAGGGCATAACAGATTCTAAAAAACTTACAGTCCAAAAAAGAGAAACAATGTATACTAAGATTTTACAATCAGCTGTTTCTGTTTTCGTATGCAGAATTAATCCGATGACTATTGACAAATACGTGAGTCATAAAAAATTGAATGTCCTGGAATCAAGATTTATGACAATCACTGCAGACAATATTAGTGCAGACAAAATTATTATTGACGCATGTGATGTAAAGCCCGATCGATTCAAGCAGTCAATCCTAAAAAATTTGACAAATAAGTCAGTCAAAATATACTGTTTTCACAAGGCTGATGCAGACAATTTGATAGTTTCTGCAGCATCTATAATAGCCAAGGTAACTAGGGATAGAGAGATTAAGAAAATAGAGGACATCTTATGTAAAAAAATAGGGTCAGGATATCCATCTGATCCATCAACAAAATTATTTTTGAGAAATCATCTTTTTAATAATGAAACGAAAGAACACATCAGGTTCTCGTGGAGCCCTGTCAAGAACCTAATGAATGAATGTGCTCAAACAAAGCTTTTCTGA
- a CDS encoding fibrillarin-like rRNA/tRNA 2'-O-methyltransferase encodes MNQLSLYKSFDNGSFVILVDQAKERYLATQNLDTGKSVYGEKIIKIDDLEYRIWEPYRSKLAGALLKNLKENPIKESSSVLYLGASTGTTVSHISDIVGNKGMVFAVEPSVRVAREFLENVASRRKNIIPILMDARRFLHYYSYYGLVDVVYSDIAQPDQTDIAINNCKCYLKSGGDLIIVIKTRSIDVLTDPKLVTQNEAKKLENNQFQILQIINLEPFDKDHSLIHAKYVG; translated from the coding sequence ATGAACCAATTATCCTTGTATAAATCGTTTGACAATGGGTCTTTTGTTATTTTGGTAGACCAGGCAAAAGAGAGATACCTTGCAACCCAAAATCTGGACACAGGAAAAAGTGTTTATGGAGAAAAAATAATAAAAATTGACGATCTTGAGTATAGAATTTGGGAACCTTATAGAAGCAAATTAGCTGGAGCATTGTTGAAGAATCTTAAAGAAAATCCAATTAAGGAATCTTCTTCAGTCCTTTATTTGGGTGCGTCAACTGGAACAACCGTGAGTCATATATCAGATATAGTGGGAAATAAAGGGATGGTATTTGCAGTCGAACCGTCTGTCCGTGTTGCAAGGGAATTTTTGGAAAATGTCGCCTCAAGAAGAAAAAATATTATTCCTATTTTAATGGATGCAAGAAGATTTTTGCATTATTATTCGTACTATGGTTTGGTGGATGTAGTGTACTCAGATATTGCACAACCCGATCAAACTGATATTGCGATCAATAACTGCAAATGTTACTTAAAATCCGGAGGGGATTTGATAATTGTTATTAAGACAAGAAGTATTGACGTATTGACCGATCCTAAATTGGTAACTCAAAACGAAGCAAAGAAACTCGAGAATAATCAATTCCAAATTTTACAGATTATTAATCTTGAGCCTTTTGATAAGGATCATTCATTAATTCATGCAAAATATGTAGGTTAA